DNA from Eucalyptus grandis isolate ANBG69807.140 chromosome 5, ASM1654582v1, whole genome shotgun sequence:
gaaaaaaaaaaaaaaaaaaaaaaggggaaaaagaaaccTAAAATTACTAGTGAGGTTTGATCAGATTCTTATATTACATTCTaaagtgatttttctttttgttttgtttatgtcaatcttctatcatttttttaaagtgacaaagccacaaaaaaaaaaaaaaaaaaaaaaatctaaactatACATATcgtgacatatttatcccaaactcttttatgacacaaaaaaataaaaccaaaagtTATACCCATATGATACATCTAGTCCAAACTtattttatgatacaaaaaacccatgtgacacatttacGCCAAGTTAGTTTTTATGACACAATTTACAccaaattttgagataaatgtgttgCATGGATGTAATTTTAGAGTTTAAAAGTTTGATATAAATATGTCACTTGGATACTGTTTggaatgaaaatgtttttttttttccaaataagtaAATATCTTACATGAGgacaaatttggggtttttttgtgTCAAAAGAAGTGGTGTAATTATGTTATCGTAGATATAATTTAGTGTTTTGGGCggttttttccttatttttaaagaatcattttttcatCATTATTTTACCTGTTACACAAGTTTAATGTTTTTGGTATAAACATTATGAAATCTATGAATTTAAGAATGttcatttcaagaaaaaaaaattgataagtaACAACTAAAATAAGagattagtgatttttttttttttttttttttttgcaaagagAGActaattggatttttaataagTGGATAAAAGAACTTAATAGTTGGGTATGACATCCAAAAATGTTAAAAGAATTGATAGTCTAGAATTAATATCCTCCGCATGCCTAATACTTACTTTTCTCATTTATGACTTTTCAAATATTAGTATTCCTTTACtctatttaaatatttattttgctgTATTGacctaaaatttatgaaatattaaattGAACAAGTTTGTAACTAGtgtgaaaaattaaaaggaattgGCTAGCATTTTATATTTACTGTTGTATCTCAACAGTTGAAACTAATGCACTAGTTGCCCAACCTATGTAAAAGAGAATTTGTGGACCTGCTGGCATCATTAATATTCGTTTGTAACGGTGTTAGCCAAGCTCTTATCGTAATTAAGAGTGTcacatgttttatttttatttattgtgggCATCGaaagaattgtccaaaaattttaaatttttggtacCACAtcaaattcagttctaaacctaCTAAtgatgctaatttaatcataaatcttttagtgatttgtcaatttaatcataaaatttttgacaatttgtcaatttagtcataaactttttaacgatttatcaatttagttataaacctttaaattttttttactcataaattttttgacaatctaCCAATATAGTCCTTCCAAACCATTATCCAAATAATaggttttaggattaaatttgccaattttcaaaagtttaagactaaatctacacaattaaaagatttaagactaaaataGAAGATCGTCAAAAGGTTTACGattaaatttgcacaattaaaagatttttgaTTGAAATACCGCTGTAtaataggattataattttttggacaattatcccaTGACTGTCTCATGTATATTAAAATGGTTGTGTtccattttaattttagattttacttgTGTTAAAATTAGCAttgatggaaagagaaatttacaAGAAATCTAATCTTTTCAAAAGTTCTTAGGAGCAAAATTAAAGAACAATGAACATTGAAATCCTTATAATTACGTGTATACACGATAATTACGTGGCATGTGTATGAGATGTGCATGCAATGCACAATTGGTTGCAAGTCTATAACTaggtatttaatgatgcgtgaTTATATGTGTTTTAAAAATAATGGAGTGACACGATTTAAATTGGGCGTGAAGTGTGCTGGGTATGACGCCtccttttgttgattttatcGTGGTATCAGGCTTAAAGTTCTCTCAAATGGtttctaaaaaaggaaatatattgTTATCGAACATTTCTTGAAAAGATAACATGCTTTTAAATTCAAAAGCACGGAATTGCTTCTTGTACGTGTTCTACGATCAAGAATCTAAATCCAATTGCTTGTGCCGGATGGAAattagcaaataaaaaaattgagatctAATGGCTAATTACATGGATTACATCCTATGATGCCACGTAATACAATTTATACGAGAATTGTCAAGATTCAAGATAAAAACCCATCAAACATGGGAGTGAGATATCCTACCCGCGTACGTAAACCTGTGGCCTTCACTACGAGAGCATTCGGTCCAACGTTTATAAAAAGCACACGAGAGCGAACATCTCTCTttcgaaaacaacaaaaaccaGAGAAGAAGACATTCTGTCATTCCTTTCGAGTTCATTACCATGGCGACTAGGCATCCCGGGTTTTGCTTTCAACCCACCGACCAAGAACTCTTTTCCGATTACTTGATGCGGAGGCTGAATAAAGAACCACTGCCTGACCCCAACCTCATCCGCGATTGTGACGTGTACGGCGGCGGGGAGCCCTGGAAGATCTTCGACAAGGATAGGGGCGGGAAGTTCTATGTTTTCACagtgctgaagaagaagaacagatcAAGGGTGGACAGGACCGCTGGCTCAGGTTCTTGGAAGGAAGAACAGAGTTCCGATTTCAGGGATTTGCAAGGTGACGTGATTGGCTACAAGAAACTCTTTACTTTCAAACCGAAAGCCGGCTCGAGCGCGAAAGCTGACAAGGCCGAGAATGGGCACTGGATCATGTACGAGTACTCGAAGCATCCTCGCAACGTTAgtgtttctttccctctttcccttttctgtTAGGTTGCTAATTATCCTAAATACACCGTTTGGTAGGTATATCTTCCTTAATGTTCTTGTCGACATGAATACTTTAGACACATTATTCATTCTGTGTCAACCTTCGATAATCTGGTATGTTGAAAAACGAAAGGTGCTTGCTTACTTAATTTCGACACTTTTAATGGATCTTAACTAGTTCTATCGAATTTCGACGCAATAGTTTTGATTTGATGGATAACAAGAATGTGTTTAGGACTAATCCATCCACAATCCACAATGGACTGCAAAAAAGATTAGGGTATAAAAGAAATTCTTTGATCAATAAGTTATTTGAGAAAGGTTACCAATATCCACGATTGATTTGGAAAGCACAATATTATCGTACCGCCATTTTGACTCACATTATAGATTAAATATACATTTATAAGGCATAATTATTCCatcatttaaatatatatatatatatatatatttgttgtttaatttctttttttccctttttctataacaggaaaagataatttaatttttttaaatataatgcAGGAAACGGACCGTGTCTTATGCGTAATTCATAACAAATACGCGGGGGAAGCAAGCAAGAAGGTTCGCCGGAATCTGCACGCCCCAGTGCAACTTGAGGAAGAGAATCCACGGGCAAAGAAGGCACAGACACTCCGCGATGATCACACATACGCCATCGACGTTCCTGCCACCGCATCGCCATCCTCAACGACTGCTGCCGCTCAAGCTCAACCATCCTCTTCCCCGGCTTTGAACGAAGACGGAGTCTTCATTCCACGGAATAACATCAGCTTCACCACCAGAAATGCCAATTCGCTTCCTCCGACATGGGCGAACGTGCAAGAAGATTCCCGCCCGGCAGGTGCCCCGGCTTTTGGTGGCCCAAATGGTGGTCCCTTTTCGATGATGGGCATGGCAGCACCTAGGGTCGACTGGGAATGGGCGGAtcggttgaagaagatggaaataAGTCCGACGGTCAAGCATCTCTTTTGTGCAGTCGTCGAGCAACGCGCTCGAGCTCTTCATGGAAGGATGGAGCGACCTCGTTGAATCACGCTCGGGAGGAGTTCCATCCAATTTGTCTGATTAGTTTCTAGGCATTGGCCACTGCATCTAGCTAGTTATTAGGATAATCGATGAACATCATGTTCTTAATTTCGACAATTACTATTATCTACTCCTCTAGATGATGTAAACTATTATGCCGTTGATAATAGATGAGATGTTTGTCACGTTCGACATAAGATTTCTCACTCAGCTCCGATGAGGACTTGAGAAGGTTCACAAAACTCGCTGGGATCCCTCATAAGCACTCCGATGCTCGGAAGATCGGTTACTTCATATTTGCAAAATGCTTGGTTCAGTATATGCTAATGCGACCTGTTGCTCGCCTTTGGGGGAGGTTCAATGACCGCGACAGTGCAGCCAATGCACACAAGCTGGCTCGCCGGTCCACCGGTTGTGATAGTGTCTCCAGGTTATGGTGCAATTTCTAGTGCCATGATAGGAACTTGTCATCAATACTATATAGAGTCAATTTTTAAAGTTGGTATCCCCCACTGAagcctttatatatatataaaaggattTTACTAGCATAATAATTATTGGGATAATATGACAATAACAGTTTATTATGAgttacaaattcttgaaggagtgagtcccacaataatttataattatttgtgatttgattttttgctatctaaaataaattgttattctcatGGTAAATTAAATACTATTACGCAATCAtttctctataaaaaaaaaagtaaaggataaattaaaaagtagGTATGTAAAACTGAACATCTTCAAGTTATCTATCCAAACCCTTGCTTTTGTGCAACACATGCCTCTCCTTTCAAATTCATTTATAGAGGGAAAATCATGAGaatagtcctaaatttattgcatgaatatcaatttagtactaaatattttgacgtagtactaattaaattattcattttcgccaaatattgctaacatggatgctAGCCAACTTATGTGGCACTGTTAGTgttgacatagataatttttaattttttcagttttgtttattgttaaatattttttcaatttttttttcctctcatttcttctttcttttgctgataACTGACCATCGGCCATAGGCAATAATTAGCAttggccatggcgaggccaaACCTTAGCAATGGTTGGCCTCACTAAATCTTGCCTAGGCGAGGTTGACCATTGACTAagcaagggctcccctcaccAAATCTCGCAAGgctggccctcgcctaggctaggGTAGCTTCGCCAAATTTGGCATGGCGAGGTGTTGACCCTTGCTTGGGAAAAGTGGAGCCCTTGCCTAGGGGCTCGGCCTCACAATTGCTAGGCAAGGCTACTTCGCCCGGCCATGGCTAGTGGCtgcttagggtgcgtttggtaacgtttctgtttaaaaattgtttctggaaacataaataaaaaaaagtgtttctgttccagggaacaatttttgaacaaaaaaacgcgtttggtaaatctgttttagaaatataaaaagaatagaaacacgcttggtaagtttgtataatttttttcttttaattttttaatattttaattttaatattttattttctttcttatttttcttatttatttttcctttttttatttttctttttccttttttcttcttttggccggtcgccggcctcggccatggccggcgatcggccgacgagggccggcggcctcaccgaccgccgggcgagctcggcctcgccggatctaggcgagatcgagctcgcctagccagcgcgaggttggcctcaccgCGCCGTGCCGACGGTGACCCGAGCCACACCGTCGTCTCCTCGACCGCATCGGCGACCGCGCTCGACacctcctcgccgccaccgcatcGGCGACCGCCCCTCCGCCTCACACCCGATCGACACATCTGCAGGTCTCGAGCCTTCGTTCGCCACCGCCGCATCAGATCTCACCGCGCCGTGACCCACGACTTTGAGATCCGCTCGATCGTCGACCCCGCGCCCGCCCACGACTCGACCGACCGTCCTCGCCGCTTTGCTTGTAGACGTTCGCCGCTCGAGACCCCACGGCCGAGCCCCGCACCGCAGCCGCCGTCGCTGCCCAGCGACCCGCGACCCAGCTACGTCACCCGCTCACGGTGTGGAGACACTCGCAGCGGCTGTCGATGCCGAGAGGACAACGGTGGAGAAGCCGATGGTCTCGAGACGAGGCTGCTGTCGGCACcggagagtgggaggcgccggagaagacgacggtggagacgcTTGCGGGGAGGAGAGGATCGCGGGAGAACacgattttgtttctttttgttcctcaaatatgttttagaaataagaaacaaaaatttcttgtttcttatttctgttccctttttgtttctgggaacaaaaaaacaaaaaaggaacagaacgcacccaaacgcgtttttcctttttgttcctaggaacaaaaacagaaatttttgttcacCGGGAACAGAAACACGGTGcaaacaaacgcgcccttattggcaaaaggaagaagaaatgagagaaaaaaaaaagaacaaaaatagaaaatttattaaaaaaattattaaaatgtcattaaaatttatccacgttaGTATTGGCAATGTCACTAAAGCTAGCcggtgtccatgtcaacaatatCTTATCAAAATTAGCTCGAAGGATTGCATTAGCACTaggtcaaaagatttataaataaattgacaccattaaaatgtttaatattaaattgacataaatacaatGTGTTTAGGACTTCTCTAATACTTTTCCCCATTTCTCTATTCTCCTACTAAAAATAACTTGCATCCATCACTTATTAGGCACAACCGCAGATcttaattcttttctatttcatgGTTTGAACTATGGATTTCAAGATAATCAAATTGTTTGTAACTTGTCAATTTTATTATTACAAGTAGTGTTTTAAAGTTGAGAATTAGAAATTCATATTTGTTAGGATAAAGAATACTTAGAGTGCGAAAACTTAGCATAATAGACACATAAGTTCCAAAACTTctaaaatgt
Protein-coding regions in this window:
- the LOC104446014 gene encoding NAC domain-containing protein 72-like; translation: MATRHPGFCFQPTDQELFSDYLMRRLNKEPLPDPNLIRDCDVYGGGEPWKIFDKDRGGKFYVFTVLKKKNRSRVDRTAGSGSWKEEQSSDFRDLQGDVIGYKKLFTFKPKAGSSAKADKAENGHWIMYEYSKHPRNETDRVLCVIHNKYAGEASKKVRRNLHAPVQLEEENPRAKKAQTLRDDHTYAIDVPATASPSSTTAAAQAQPSSSPALNEDGVFIPRNNISFTTRNANSLPPTWANVQEDSRPAGAPAFGGPNGGPFSMMGMAAPRVDWEWADRLKKMEISPTVKHLFCAVVEQRARALHGRMERPR